In Thermomonas carbonis, a single genomic region encodes these proteins:
- a CDS encoding polysaccharide ABC transporter ATP-binding protein — MTALGETLIRVDAVSKRFCRRGDRMLRYGMQDLVRDLVLAPPRDMLREGEFWGLRDINLTIRRGDVIGLVGHNGAGKSSFLKLLAGIYRPTLGSITINTAKVALLDHGAGLDPMQTGRESIFTKLALLGQEPAQIHERVDAIIALAELGHVIDAAVCTYSTGMRVRLAFAIYANVDVDIFIVDDSLGVADIRFAQRMQRYWQDFVAAGGTLLLASHEMYQMRSLCRRALLFDHGRIVGEGDTEAIIAEYLLRSAPPGATAEWQSEGQEPDVVPAFEVPSAETVLTELPTEGQSALAIERFARFSGSGAFPVRITAIETEAEPAVGPRAVQVQGQLKVRVHCESDIELERVLFGLEIFNAHKQVAIHVRGPDAAPYYRLMQGRNVFSATLVHVPLMPGQYSVCAALVDSESKAILGMRGWEEGGDPLTVLPSFGNDLLGAVSRSALMTAGVHWMIDSVANPGDVARNDEHSVISDALVQQG, encoded by the coding sequence ATGACGGCGCTCGGCGAAACCCTGATCCGCGTCGACGCGGTGTCGAAGCGCTTTTGCCGTCGCGGTGACCGGATGCTGCGCTATGGCATGCAGGACCTGGTTCGCGACCTGGTCCTGGCACCGCCGCGCGACATGCTGCGCGAGGGCGAGTTCTGGGGCTTGCGCGACATCAACCTGACCATCAGGCGCGGGGATGTCATCGGGCTGGTCGGCCACAACGGCGCTGGCAAGAGCAGTTTCCTGAAATTGCTGGCGGGCATCTATCGCCCAACCCTGGGCTCGATCACGATCAATACCGCCAAGGTCGCGCTGCTCGACCATGGCGCCGGCCTGGACCCGATGCAGACAGGTCGGGAGAGCATCTTCACCAAGCTTGCCCTGCTGGGGCAAGAGCCCGCGCAGATCCACGAACGCGTGGATGCCATCATCGCCTTGGCCGAACTTGGCCATGTCATCGACGCGGCGGTCTGCACCTACAGCACCGGCATGCGGGTACGCCTTGCCTTCGCGATCTATGCCAACGTCGATGTCGACATCTTCATCGTCGACGACAGCCTGGGTGTCGCCGATATCCGCTTCGCGCAACGCATGCAGCGGTACTGGCAGGATTTCGTCGCGGCCGGTGGCACGTTGCTGCTCGCGTCCCACGAGATGTACCAGATGCGATCCTTGTGCCGCCGGGCGCTGTTGTTCGACCATGGCCGGATCGTCGGCGAAGGCGACACCGAGGCCATCATCGCGGAATACCTGCTGCGAAGCGCACCGCCTGGCGCCACCGCGGAATGGCAGTCTGAAGGGCAGGAGCCAGATGTCGTGCCTGCCTTTGAGGTGCCCTCAGCAGAAACGGTGTTGACGGAATTGCCGACTGAAGGGCAGAGCGCACTTGCAATTGAGCGGTTCGCGCGCTTTTCCGGTTCCGGCGCCTTTCCGGTTCGTATCACCGCCATCGAAACCGAGGCTGAACCCGCCGTTGGGCCCCGGGCTGTCCAGGTACAGGGACAACTGAAGGTGCGCGTCCACTGTGAATCCGATATTGAATTGGAGCGGGTGCTCTTCGGGCTTGAAATCTTCAATGCCCACAAGCAGGTGGCCATTCACGTGCGGGGTCCCGACGCTGCTCCGTACTACCGCTTGATGCAAGGACGCAACGTGTTCAGTGCGACGCTGGTCCATGTGCCGCTCATGCCCGGCCAATACAGTGTGTGCGCTGCCCTGGTGGACAGCGAGAGCAAGGCCATACTGGGCATGCGCGGCTGGGAGGAGGGGGGCGATCCGCTGACCGTACTTCCCAGCTTTGGCAACGATTTGCTGGGCGCCGTTTCCCGTTCAGCGTTGATGACTGCAGGGGTGCACTGGATGATCGATTCAGTGGCCAATCCCGGGGATGTCGCCCGCAACGATGAGCATAGCGTCATCAGCGACGCCTTGGTGCAACAGGGATGA
- a CDS encoding phytanoyl-CoA dioxygenase family protein, whose protein sequence is MTRIATSPDLHLDRPAAMRPLFKSSELQADFDRDGYVVVPFLDADEVAALNAHYASLNHDHATSQGFHVSLDSTDRAFKRATMDKLQQAARARIDQVFDRARIFVASYVVKEPGPRGIVPPHQDWTFVDESRFVSCTVWIPLARTTVDNGALGVISGSHRLFDHARASPSPQCPTPIGDLMFQIFPFLAIKEMEAGQALIFNNRTLHGSPPNLSEVARVAVGIGVTHEEADLRHHYLLPGASRSRSSATRSSRNSSTSTAIPRCRSSTTRVDGPRAKPPLG, encoded by the coding sequence ATGACCCGAATCGCCACCTCACCTGATCTCCATCTGGATCGACCCGCCGCCATGAGACCCTTGTTCAAATCCAGCGAGCTGCAAGCCGACTTCGATCGTGATGGCTACGTCGTCGTACCGTTCCTTGATGCCGACGAAGTCGCAGCGCTCAATGCCCACTACGCGTCGTTGAACCACGATCACGCCACGTCGCAAGGGTTCCACGTGAGCCTGGACAGCACCGACCGGGCATTCAAGCGGGCGACGATGGACAAGCTTCAGCAGGCCGCCCGCGCCAGGATCGATCAGGTCTTTGATCGCGCCAGGATCTTCGTGGCCAGCTATGTGGTCAAGGAACCGGGGCCGCGTGGGATCGTCCCCCCGCATCAGGACTGGACCTTCGTCGACGAGAGCCGCTTCGTGTCCTGCACCGTCTGGATCCCGCTTGCCAGGACGACCGTGGACAACGGCGCGCTTGGCGTCATTTCAGGCAGCCATCGGCTGTTCGATCATGCGCGCGCCTCGCCCTCGCCCCAGTGCCCCACACCGATCGGCGACTTGATGTTCCAGATCTTCCCGTTCCTGGCCATCAAGGAAATGGAGGCCGGCCAGGCGTTGATCTTCAATAATCGAACGCTGCACGGATCCCCGCCCAACCTGAGCGAGGTGGCGCGCGTGGCCGTCGGAATCGGGGTCACTCACGAAGAGGCCGATCTCCGGCACCACTACCTCCTGCCGGGGGCGAGTCGCAGCAGATCGAGTGCTACCAGGTCGAGCCGGAATTCTTCCACGAGTACAGCAATACCTCGCTGTCGCAGCTCTACAACGAGGGTGGACGGCCCGAGGGCCAAGCCACCCTTGGGCTGA
- a CDS encoding phytanoyl-CoA dioxygenase family protein: MRQPADAAALTEMFVRDGNHFDTALGERMARLLGQAGAPASAEPASASASVPAPGYSFNADFPPMKRVLRELGLQQALERDGYVIVDFIDAGQVAALEEHYRKTHPDPVEGFYASTFAGDKAYREDVDRKIREVCNDRIQALTRDIKVIFGSYIVKASDEGSQMNIHQDMTLVDENEFCGINIWCPLVDLDEHNGALHVLPGSHRLLRTLRGSTIPAIYDGVRDEINELLRPVHLRAGQAIIFDQSIIHFSPPNHSGSDRVVINIFFSHEDARMLICHLDRSQAEPKVEVFEVDDSLLHVYEHFGTDINARPNIGRSLGMVDYAFPALTPDSLRQHYPAAAIGSTQASIAGAAPMAGEPLAGAASGWRGWLQRLLASRGATSR; this comes from the coding sequence GTGCGCCAGCCTGCCGATGCCGCCGCCCTGACAGAGATGTTTGTGCGAGACGGCAACCACTTCGACACTGCGCTCGGCGAGCGCATGGCCCGCTTGCTCGGGCAGGCCGGGGCGCCAGCATCGGCCGAACCGGCATCGGCATCGGCATCGGTGCCAGCGCCGGGCTATTCCTTCAACGCCGATTTTCCGCCCATGAAGCGGGTGTTGCGTGAGTTGGGGCTGCAACAGGCGCTGGAGCGGGACGGCTACGTGATCGTCGATTTCATCGACGCCGGGCAGGTCGCGGCGCTGGAGGAGCACTATCGCAAGACTCACCCTGATCCGGTTGAAGGCTTTTATGCCAGTACCTTTGCCGGCGACAAGGCCTATCGGGAAGACGTGGATCGCAAGATCCGCGAAGTCTGCAACGATCGTATCCAAGCCTTGACCCGGGACATCAAGGTCATTTTCGGCAGCTACATCGTCAAGGCAAGCGACGAGGGCAGCCAGATGAACATCCACCAGGACATGACGTTGGTGGACGAGAACGAGTTCTGCGGCATCAATATCTGGTGCCCACTGGTAGACCTGGACGAGCATAACGGGGCCCTGCACGTGCTTCCGGGCAGCCACAGGCTGCTGCGCACATTGCGTGGATCCACCATTCCGGCCATCTACGACGGCGTGCGCGACGAAATCAACGAACTGCTCCGCCCGGTGCACCTGCGAGCCGGCCAAGCCATCATCTTCGACCAGAGCATCATCCATTTCTCGCCGCCCAACCATTCCGGTTCCGATCGCGTGGTCATCAACATCTTCTTCTCCCACGAAGACGCACGGATGCTGATCTGCCACCTCGATCGAAGTCAGGCTGAGCCCAAGGTGGAAGTGTTCGAAGTGGACGATTCTTTGCTGCATGTCTACGAGCACTTCGGCACCGACATCAATGCCCGGCCCAACATCGGCCGGAGCCTCGGCATGGTCGACTACGCATTTCCGGCATTGACCCCTGACAGCTTGCGACAGCACTATCCTGCAGCTGCGATCGGTTCCACCCAAGCGTCGATCGCCGGTGCAGCGCCAATGGCCGGCGAGCCGCTTGCAGGAGCAGCCAGCGGCTGGCGTGGCTGGTTGCAGCGCCTGCTGGCATCCCGAGGAGCCACGTCGCGATGA
- a CDS encoding phytanoyl-CoA dioxygenase family protein, which translates to MTRVPTMISPLLQDPASWRRLHDDGYLQTPLLPRSAVQNLLAAFEQFHPQLPETGFVSSTYSPDLAYKRAVSECITEIIRPHVDSVFQNHRVLGAAFLYKMPGPQSRLPLHQDWTVVDEDRFIAANVWMPLVDADADNGTLCVMPGSHRVMRSIRSPTLPFCYSGHEDLMQQHMRSLPTKAGEAVIVNQATAHCSPPNLRRTVRPAITVGVVSAQARLRFYYRDRQHNDRRLEMFEQEDDFFLRFDDFHRDIFARPRFGRVVAELDYPDPTRSESEIAAMIQECQRLSPEPTEGGRSWR; encoded by the coding sequence ATGACCCGGGTACCCACCATGATTTCCCCCCTGCTTCAGGATCCCGCGTCGTGGCGGCGACTGCACGATGACGGGTACCTTCAAACACCGCTGTTGCCTCGCTCCGCCGTGCAGAACTTGCTGGCGGCATTCGAGCAATTTCATCCGCAGCTTCCGGAAACCGGTTTCGTCTCGAGCACGTACTCGCCCGACCTGGCGTACAAGCGAGCCGTCAGTGAATGCATCACCGAAATCATTCGGCCGCATGTGGATTCCGTGTTCCAGAACCATCGAGTGCTGGGCGCAGCCTTCCTGTACAAGATGCCCGGCCCCCAGTCCCGGCTGCCGCTGCATCAGGACTGGACCGTGGTAGACGAGGATCGGTTCATCGCCGCCAATGTCTGGATGCCCCTGGTGGATGCCGACGCCGACAATGGCACGCTCTGCGTCATGCCGGGCAGCCACAGGGTCATGCGCAGCATTCGGTCGCCCACCCTTCCTTTCTGCTATTCCGGGCACGAGGACCTGATGCAGCAGCACATGCGCTCGCTGCCGACCAAGGCCGGCGAAGCGGTGATCGTGAACCAGGCGACGGCCCACTGTTCCCCGCCGAACCTGCGCCGAACCGTGCGTCCTGCCATTACCGTTGGCGTGGTCTCGGCGCAGGCTCGCTTGCGCTTCTACTACCGTGATCGACAGCACAACGACCGTCGCTTGGAAATGTTCGAACAGGAAGACGATTTCTTCCTTCGATTCGATGACTTCCATCGCGACATCTTTGCGCGACCCCGTTTCGGTCGGGTGGTGGCCGAGCTTGACTACCCTGATCCGACTCGATCGGAAAGCGAAATTGCAGCGATGATCCAGGAATGCCAGCGCCTCTCCCCGGAACCGACGGAGGGTGGACGCTCTTGGAGGTAA
- a CDS encoding phytanoyl-CoA dioxygenase family protein: MADADAERSLTRDGYVVLRLLSAVAVQRLLDELSGWVPDFPDGFYASVHAPDAGLRATVSAHLLATFRPLLASACREERLLGGAFINKAPGPRGALPPHQDWNIVDERHHRSFNVWVPLVGTHAENGAIQVLPGSHRWLPTVRGPNIPCVYRELHEELRALMTILPMLPGDVLIYDHRLLHCSAANLGAAPRPGAVMGLVPAEAELKHYFAEGDQVRRYHSDVQFLLSGQTHLPPARLCPEVLFDHDTTALGGEQLKRIRAASCAPPHHDPRAQDQMNRRKERAP, encoded by the coding sequence TTGGCCGACGCTGATGCCGAACGCTCACTCACGCGCGACGGTTATGTCGTCCTGAGGCTCCTGTCTGCAGTCGCGGTGCAGCGGCTGCTCGACGAACTCTCGGGGTGGGTACCCGATTTTCCGGATGGCTTTTATGCGTCGGTGCATGCGCCTGACGCCGGTCTTCGCGCGACCGTCAGTGCTCACCTGCTGGCCACGTTCCGACCCCTGCTCGCGTCGGCCTGCCGCGAGGAACGTCTTTTGGGTGGGGCCTTCATCAACAAGGCGCCTGGACCGCGTGGCGCTTTGCCGCCCCATCAGGACTGGAATATCGTCGATGAAAGGCACCACCGGTCGTTCAATGTCTGGGTGCCGCTGGTCGGCACCCATGCCGAGAATGGCGCCATCCAGGTGTTGCCCGGCAGCCATCGATGGTTGCCGACCGTGCGCGGTCCCAACATCCCCTGCGTCTATCGCGAGTTGCACGAGGAGTTGCGCGCTTTGATGACGATCCTGCCGATGCTTCCGGGCGATGTGCTGATCTATGACCATCGTCTGCTGCACTGCTCGGCAGCCAACCTCGGCGCGGCCCCGCGCCCCGGCGCGGTGATGGGCCTCGTACCTGCCGAAGCCGAACTCAAGCACTATTTCGCGGAAGGTGATCAGGTCCGGCGATATCATTCGGACGTGCAATTCCTGTTGAGCGGCCAGACCCACCTGCCCCCGGCCAGGCTATGCCCGGAGGTCTTGTTCGACCATGACACCACGGCGCTTGGCGGCGAACAACTGAAGCGGATCCGGGCCGCATCATGCGCGCCGCCCCACCATGACCCACGAGCACAGGATCAGATGAATCGCAGAAAGGAACGTGCACCATGA
- a CDS encoding phytanoyl-CoA dioxygenase family protein: MRPVFRDANLQKVLDRRGYVQTPLLDASQVDALKRFYFDTLSQSGGSLLAAEADFKSKGEITYDFTFIDRNPAYKRLVFDALVAALDGPQRQLLDDYRPIIANFIHKKPDGGEVPLHQNWAFVDERRCTSVSIWCPLVDSSGANGTLQFVDGSHKRFGEMRGPMVPWELNHIQREIIDGHLTPAHDIAAGQAVILDDSIVHYSGINRTEGLRLAIQLILVPREERTIHFHMNPRALPTRSRSWKLMSSFS, translated from the coding sequence ATGAGGCCTGTATTCAGGGATGCCAATCTGCAAAAGGTGCTGGACCGCCGGGGCTACGTGCAGACACCGTTGCTGGACGCTAGTCAGGTGGACGCATTGAAGCGATTCTATTTCGACACCTTGAGCCAAAGCGGCGGCAGCCTGCTCGCCGCAGAGGCCGACTTCAAGTCGAAGGGCGAGATTACCTACGACTTCACGTTCATCGATCGCAATCCGGCATACAAGCGCCTGGTGTTCGATGCGTTGGTCGCGGCGCTGGACGGGCCGCAGCGGCAACTGCTCGATGACTATCGGCCCATCATCGCCAACTTCATCCACAAGAAGCCCGACGGAGGCGAGGTACCGCTGCACCAGAACTGGGCATTCGTCGACGAGCGGCGCTGCACCTCGGTGTCCATCTGGTGCCCCCTGGTCGACAGCAGCGGAGCCAACGGCACCCTGCAGTTCGTTGATGGCAGCCACAAGCGATTCGGCGAGATGCGTGGACCGATGGTGCCCTGGGAGTTGAACCACATCCAGCGCGAGATCATCGACGGGCACCTGACGCCGGCCCATGACATTGCGGCTGGCCAGGCAGTGATCCTGGATGACAGCATCGTGCATTACTCAGGCATCAACCGCACGGAGGGTTTGCGGCTTGCCATCCAGCTGATCCTTGTGCCCCGCGAGGAGCGCACCATCCACTTCCACATGAACCCCCGAGCGCTTCCGACAAGATCGAGAAGCTGGAAGTTGATGTCGAGTTTTTCATGA
- a CDS encoding glycosyltransferase, whose amino-acid sequence MTVVAIASPDRQVYSQTFIHQQIANLPYTIRLLYGGNLPTHRAASPDCPGYAFPGENEDPWVRVQAIADYLVEQKVGAVLAQFGPCAVEMMAACESAALPLLVHFHGYDASRLEILSSYGKRYRALFAQAHSVIAVSREMHARLAAMGAPPARLHYVPYGVDTDVFARANPAANGPDFLMVGRQVEKKGHLLALLAFAGLVRSHPECTLRIIGTGPLRESGEMLARALGIAGQVRWLGVLSPNDVAAELRSSRALIQFSHTTPSGDSEGTPLAVLEAMSSGIPVIGSRHAGIPDVIEHEVHGLLVDPFDVAGLTDALRRLAVAPALAAGLGRAAAGAVRNFYTRQRYLDQLASLIDAAMATSSVHRPSKP is encoded by the coding sequence ATGACTGTGGTGGCCATTGCCTCGCCGGACCGGCAGGTCTACTCGCAAACCTTCATCCATCAGCAGATTGCGAACCTGCCGTACACGATCCGTCTGCTGTATGGGGGAAACCTGCCCACGCATCGGGCGGCGAGTCCGGATTGCCCGGGTTATGCCTTCCCGGGGGAAAACGAGGATCCCTGGGTGCGCGTGCAAGCCATCGCCGATTACCTGGTCGAGCAGAAGGTTGGTGCGGTGCTCGCCCAGTTCGGACCTTGCGCGGTGGAAATGATGGCTGCGTGCGAGTCCGCCGCCTTGCCGTTGCTGGTCCACTTCCACGGCTACGATGCCTCGCGCCTGGAGATTCTCTCCAGCTACGGGAAGCGCTATCGTGCATTGTTCGCACAGGCTCATTCGGTGATCGCGGTCTCCCGCGAGATGCATGCCCGGCTTGCCGCGATGGGAGCGCCTCCGGCGCGTCTGCATTACGTCCCCTACGGCGTCGACACCGACGTTTTCGCCCGTGCCAACCCTGCAGCCAACGGGCCGGATTTCCTGATGGTTGGGCGGCAGGTGGAGAAAAAGGGGCATTTGCTCGCCCTCCTTGCATTTGCCGGGCTGGTTCGAAGCCATCCCGAGTGCACGCTGCGAATTATCGGCACCGGACCACTGCGCGAGTCGGGCGAGATGCTGGCGCGAGCGCTGGGGATAGCCGGGCAGGTCCGCTGGCTGGGTGTGCTGTCGCCCAATGACGTGGCCGCGGAGTTGCGCTCGTCGCGTGCACTGATTCAATTCAGCCACACGACGCCCTCGGGGGACAGCGAAGGCACGCCGTTGGCCGTTCTCGAGGCCATGTCCAGCGGAATCCCCGTGATCGGGTCACGGCATGCCGGTATCCCCGACGTCATCGAACACGAGGTCCACGGATTACTGGTGGATCCGTTCGACGTTGCCGGCCTGACCGATGCGCTGCGCCGCCTGGCAGTTGCGCCTGCATTGGCAGCCGGACTGGGGAGGGCGGCTGCCGGGGCGGTACGCAACTTCTACACCCGACAGCGCTATCTCGATCAGCTGGCGTCGCTCATCGATGCCGCAATGGCAACATCCTCCGTACATCGCCCGAGCAAGCCATGA
- a CDS encoding phytanoyl-CoA dioxygenase family protein yields the protein MNDYLPAQPSRPGWKPVRHTVFRDAGLAERIHDEGYAVVSLWSEKELEELQAIGDREHRVQPADGGMFYSVYSQDLGYRRRVHDQVAAIMRPIFEKHFVDYRNVINMFVIKAPGLASEFGVHQDSTTLDEFRFSPLSLWSPLCDVDEDNGALCLVPRSHRFFSPYRGVSFPFPFAPIKHVVREYLRPIPMRRGEALIFDNRLVHCSLPNRSARNRDAIVSGIFPAQADFQVCFKQPGLADAPIEIFEQGADWLLNYPNFLQHCHERPVSGTVVGHARFDFEPMDEAEFRAVCSRHGVAAVQAMPPASAESCNMIPEPVP from the coding sequence ATGAACGACTATCTCCCGGCTCAACCGTCGCGCCCTGGCTGGAAACCAGTCCGCCACACCGTTTTCAGGGATGCCGGACTGGCAGAGCGCATCCATGACGAAGGCTATGCCGTCGTCAGCTTGTGGAGTGAAAAAGAGCTGGAGGAACTTCAGGCAATCGGTGATCGGGAGCATCGCGTGCAGCCTGCCGATGGCGGCATGTTCTACAGCGTCTACTCGCAGGATCTGGGCTACAGGCGCCGGGTCCACGACCAGGTTGCCGCGATCATGCGACCGATCTTCGAGAAGCACTTCGTCGACTACCGCAACGTGATCAACATGTTCGTGATCAAGGCGCCCGGGCTGGCCAGCGAGTTCGGAGTCCACCAGGACTCGACCACGCTCGACGAGTTCCGCTTCTCGCCTTTGAGCCTGTGGTCACCCTTGTGCGACGTCGACGAGGACAACGGTGCCTTGTGCCTGGTGCCACGCAGTCATCGGTTCTTCTCGCCCTATCGAGGCGTGTCGTTCCCGTTTCCGTTTGCGCCCATCAAGCACGTCGTACGCGAGTACCTGCGGCCTATTCCGATGCGGAGGGGTGAAGCGCTCATCTTCGACAACAGACTGGTGCACTGTTCGCTTCCCAATCGTTCGGCGCGCAATCGCGACGCCATCGTCTCGGGCATTTTTCCGGCGCAGGCAGACTTCCAGGTGTGCTTCAAGCAGCCGGGACTGGCCGATGCGCCCATCGAGATATTCGAGCAAGGTGCCGACTGGTTGCTGAACTACCCGAACTTCCTGCAGCACTGCCATGAGCGACCAGTGTCCGGGACTGTTGTTGGCCACGCTCGGTTTGATTTCGAGCCGATGGACGAAGCCGAGTTCCGCGCCGTTTGCAGCCGTCACGGGGTGGCTGCGGTACAGGCCATGCCGCCTGCTTCGGCAGAGTCCTGCAACATGATCCCCGAACCCGTACCCTAG
- a CDS encoding phytanoyl-CoA dioxygenase family protein: protein MDSLFRSRAWHDRLEKDGVVTLPLLDAQELQAVRDLYYAVNPGGQVPQLHDGIHMTIWCSDPEYKAHIREELQRLLRPAMERLFKDCRLVAPVFIVKVPGQDTTFPIHQDWSVVDETRHTALNLWVPLHDVDEHNGGLWAVPGSHQLGNHVRGPGLLFPNLRGVEASLRERMRQVSGPAGMATVFYHRVIHGSPPNLSNAPRVALGCSVLPREVPLHIYFQRDAASPLTVYHPPDDFIYGFTNVRDQTAMRPPAGEPVAVLPPYEPGTLSPHDVVERIGGGIEAS, encoded by the coding sequence ATGGACTCCCTGTTTCGAAGCCGCGCTTGGCATGACCGTCTCGAGAAGGATGGCGTGGTCACGCTGCCCCTGCTGGATGCACAAGAGCTGCAGGCTGTGCGGGATCTTTACTATGCCGTCAACCCGGGAGGTCAGGTACCGCAGTTGCACGATGGCATCCACATGACCATCTGGTGCTCCGATCCCGAGTACAAGGCGCACATCCGCGAGGAATTGCAGCGACTGCTGCGACCGGCCATGGAGCGCCTGTTCAAGGATTGCAGGCTCGTCGCGCCAGTGTTCATCGTCAAGGTTCCGGGGCAGGACACCACGTTTCCGATCCACCAGGATTGGAGCGTGGTCGATGAAACCCGCCATACCGCGTTGAACCTCTGGGTGCCTTTGCACGATGTCGACGAGCACAATGGCGGCCTTTGGGCGGTACCAGGCAGCCACCAGCTGGGAAATCACGTGCGCGGGCCAGGCCTCCTTTTCCCGAACCTGCGCGGCGTGGAAGCGTCGCTGCGCGAGCGCATGCGGCAGGTGAGTGGGCCAGCGGGAATGGCAACGGTGTTCTACCATCGCGTCATCCACGGCTCCCCTCCAAACCTGTCGAACGCACCGCGAGTGGCGCTGGGCTGCTCGGTGCTTCCCAGGGAAGTACCGCTGCACATCTACTTCCAGCGCGACGCCGCGTCGCCGCTCACCGTGTACCACCCGCCTGATGATTTCATCTATGGATTCACGAATGTGCGCGATCAGACCGCAATGAGACCGCCCGCTGGCGAACCGGTGGCGGTACTGCCACCCTATGAGCCGGGCACGCTCAGCCCTCACGATGTCGTCGAGCGCATCGGCGGTGGCATCGAGGCAAGCTGA
- a CDS encoding formylglycine-generating enzyme family protein, whose translation MQALTPVQAVEPQWLGDIATALATAKSKGRMVVLKPTGQGYDTEDNWCPAAFHTRAVSLADPNVSTLIASAFVPLRFSMQSFGHGADAAGITFVREYTDPVQRCLPPDLFVLNPDEEVVGRLRFDATPEQTFDFLMTTLRAHPQLAPEGDPLSDHYYDLTQPEQQRLADLQARWRAGERSSLIAPLQDWLAQHDDWPHGVATATTLLGWAHQHAGHFVAANALLTEVVETHATHPIRHQARYSRLSAENWVIGRNPFLEGAPQPQLGIDFPVSSPFEAVRKRRIHEMREDPRYLWSASGLPLVRIPAGVFIMGGQPALFPRELPLREVTISKPFLMSAWPITRGLWRKFRPQAVPTPGDRLADDVPIAQITREDALAFCEFLTERDGLRYRLPTEAEWEYASRGGLAGAPHPWGHQPPDETLCNWEDSFGVPVASYPPNDFGLFEMVGNTREWTADVYLDDAYSRTAYEVTDPYVDEDPRTTRDRGDGSALYTLRGGVNGLPYCKQMMRCALRMTGRDASIRLVVSQDD comes from the coding sequence ATGCAAGCGCTGACCCCCGTTCAAGCCGTCGAGCCCCAATGGCTGGGCGACATCGCCACTGCGCTTGCGACGGCCAAGTCGAAAGGTCGGATGGTCGTATTGAAGCCTACCGGGCAGGGATACGACACCGAAGACAACTGGTGCCCGGCCGCGTTTCATACCCGCGCGGTCAGCCTTGCCGACCCTAACGTTTCGACCCTGATTGCCAGTGCCTTCGTCCCGCTGCGATTCAGCATGCAATCCTTCGGGCATGGCGCAGACGCTGCCGGTATTACCTTCGTGCGCGAATACACCGACCCGGTACAGCGCTGCCTGCCGCCGGACTTGTTCGTACTGAACCCGGACGAAGAGGTGGTCGGCCGACTGCGCTTCGATGCTACCCCGGAGCAGACGTTCGACTTCCTGATGACGACGCTGAGGGCGCATCCGCAGTTGGCGCCCGAGGGCGATCCACTTTCCGACCACTACTACGACCTGACGCAGCCAGAACAGCAGCGCCTGGCCGACCTGCAGGCTCGATGGCGCGCAGGCGAGCGCAGCAGCCTGATCGCGCCTCTGCAGGACTGGCTGGCGCAACACGACGACTGGCCCCATGGTGTCGCCACCGCCACCACGTTGCTGGGTTGGGCGCATCAACACGCGGGTCATTTCGTGGCCGCAAACGCCTTGTTGACCGAAGTCGTCGAGACGCACGCCACCCATCCGATCCGGCATCAGGCCCGCTACAGCCGCCTGTCTGCCGAGAACTGGGTCATCGGGCGCAATCCATTTCTCGAAGGCGCGCCGCAGCCGCAACTGGGGATCGACTTCCCGGTTTCCAGCCCGTTCGAAGCGGTGCGCAAACGGCGTATTCACGAGATGCGCGAGGATCCACGCTATCTCTGGAGCGCCAGCGGCCTGCCGCTGGTTCGCATACCCGCCGGCGTGTTCATCATGGGCGGGCAACCGGCGCTGTTTCCGCGCGAATTGCCGCTGCGCGAAGTCACCATCAGCAAACCCTTCCTGATGTCGGCCTGGCCGATCACGCGCGGCCTGTGGCGCAAGTTCCGTCCGCAAGCGGTTCCGACGCCTGGGGATCGGCTTGCGGACGACGTGCCCATTGCGCAGATCACCCGGGAGGACGCACTCGCCTTTTGCGAATTTCTCACCGAGCGCGATGGTTTGCGCTATCGACTTCCCACCGAAGCGGAGTGGGAATATGCCTCGCGCGGAGGGCTCGCTGGCGCACCGCATCCCTGGGGGCACCAGCCGCCCGACGAGACCTTGTGCAATTGGGAGGATTCCTTCGGCGTCCCGGTCGCCTCGTATCCACCCAACGATTTTGGTCTGTTCGAGATGGTGGGCAATACCCGCGAGTGGACCGCAGATGTGTATCTGGACGATGCCTACTCCCGAACCGCTTACGAGGTGACCGATCCGTACGTCGATGAAGATCCCAGGACGACGCGTGACCGCGGGGATGGGAGCGCGCTTTACACACTGCGTGGCGGGGTCAATGGCCTGCCGTATTGCAAGCAGATGATGCGCTGCGCGCTGCGGATGACCGGTCGTGACGCGAGCATCCGATTGGTTGTGTCCCAGGACGACTGA